A portion of the Nitratidesulfovibrio termitidis HI1 genome contains these proteins:
- a CDS encoding DUF488 domain-containing protein — protein MAELRVRRVYETAPSVDATDDGVRVLVDRLWPRGLARDKARIDHWLRGVAPSDDLRRWFGHDPGRWREFLTRYHAELRASAHPELALLRDMAAGPGRVTLLYAARDEARNNAVALKAFLLQPGGA, from the coding sequence ATGGCGGAACTGCGCGTGCGGCGCGTGTACGAGACGGCGCCGTCGGTTGATGCCACTGACGACGGAGTGCGCGTGCTGGTGGACCGGCTGTGGCCGCGCGGCCTTGCGCGCGACAAGGCCCGCATCGACCACTGGCTGCGCGGCGTGGCTCCGTCCGACGATCTGCGCCGCTGGTTCGGGCACGATCCCGGCCGATGGCGGGAATTCCTGACCCGCTACCATGCGGAACTGCGCGCATCCGCCCATCCCGAGCTTGCTTTGCTGCGAGACATGGCGGCGGGGCCGGGCCGCGTCACGTTGCTCTACGCGGCGCGGGACGAGGCACGCAACAACGCGGTGGCCCTTAAGGCATTCCTGTTGCAACCGGGGGGCGCGTAG
- a CDS encoding PEP/pyruvate-binding domain-containing protein, which yields MGKTPVEKPAAKAAKAGAEISELTKKLVLTGADIVRIGDDAELLVGGKNYNTAIISQVEGIRAPEFRAISSQAFHILLDETRVNASLVRATVDKEYNRIDWNDPEINKDSEFLQKFVRNLAKEIRAQASAKPDETQIKLRTFVNNVVEGFATSPEGIDQLRKRSVLVQAGILCVELPKAVDDCVREAYRSICKEAGAEDVPVAVRSSAAGEDSRKKAFAGLQDTYLNIVGESRASAAYHWDCASAYNLRSMTYRREAILDAQARAEATGDESIAIKAKQEWAIENTSLSVCIMRMINPVISGTAFSADTATGCRGTARKDLVGMDASYGLGEAVVGGMVTPDKFYVFQRDDGPEVVIRQMGCKDKKIVYDEKGGTKKVSVPEIEAYRWSLSLAQAEQVAKGVRAISRAYGDMIMDTEFCIDSADRLWFVQARPETRWNEELEKHPHTIFMRRREVHPKAASQAEVLLEGNGASRGAGQGRVKFLRSALELNKINKGDILAADRTDPDMVPGMRVAAAILADVGGDTSHAAITSRELGIPAVIGIQRLEILRALDGQEVTVDGTRGRVYRGMLPLREVGGEMDLSKLPPTKTKVGLILADVGQAMFLSRLREVEDFEVGLLRAEFMLGNIGVHPQALEAFDSGELDHAVHAKLRELDSRLSKILREQLSAGLIAIDMKLREYVGHITGLSAEIEALASRENLRGTEQVLVMHRKMRELDHKLDEHVELATRRIDILKTSIDLEDHVRVIMGYDDQLALLNGIDPDTVKRRAEIEANVRAQVERVEDIPAVQDALAKIARLRHEVGLRSGLQKEMDDMRAVPDKIRALIRSRGFRTGKEHYVQTLSQGLALFAMAFYGKDIVYRTTDFKSNEYRNLLGGNLFEQMEDNPMLGFRGVSRNLHDWEIEAFKLARGVYGGCNLQLMLPFVRTLEEARSMRRYLEQVHKLKSGVDGLKMIQMSEIPSNAVLAKQFIEEFDGFSIGSNDMTQMVLATDRDNARLGHIYDEEDPAVVWAILVTIFTGQKCARKVGFCGQGVSNSKILRGLVAIAGIVSASVVPDTYYQTKLDMAEVEAENIPTSELGSWLRNQHLANLRALLEEKGYGHILKKYTQAEDLMDWYEGELRRLHELLRESLETPKEKFYRSELEQFRATFHKPVIYATWDWAGTVSDALHQAGFASFEEQAKALEAQRAKKW from the coding sequence ATGGGCAAAACTCCGGTTGAAAAGCCTGCGGCCAAGGCCGCCAAGGCTGGCGCCGAGATTTCCGAACTCACCAAGAAGCTGGTGCTGACTGGCGCCGACATCGTGCGCATCGGCGACGATGCCGAGTTGCTGGTCGGCGGCAAGAACTACAACACCGCCATCATCAGCCAGGTGGAAGGAATCCGCGCACCCGAGTTCCGCGCCATATCGTCGCAGGCGTTCCACATCCTGCTCGACGAAACCAGGGTCAACGCATCGCTCGTCCGCGCCACCGTGGACAAGGAATACAACCGCATCGACTGGAACGATCCGGAGATCAACAAGGATTCGGAGTTCCTGCAAAAGTTCGTCCGTAACCTGGCCAAGGAAATCCGCGCCCAGGCTTCCGCCAAGCCGGATGAAACCCAGATCAAGCTGCGCACCTTTGTCAACAACGTGGTGGAAGGCTTCGCCACCTCGCCGGAAGGCATCGACCAGTTGCGCAAGCGCTCGGTGCTGGTGCAGGCGGGCATCCTGTGCGTGGAGCTGCCCAAGGCCGTGGACGACTGCGTGCGCGAGGCCTATCGCTCCATCTGCAAGGAAGCGGGCGCCGAAGACGTGCCCGTGGCCGTGCGTTCCTCCGCCGCCGGCGAAGACTCGCGCAAGAAGGCCTTTGCCGGGTTGCAGGACACCTACCTGAACATCGTGGGCGAAAGCCGCGCCTCCGCCGCCTACCACTGGGACTGCGCATCGGCCTACAACCTGCGTTCCATGACCTACCGCCGCGAGGCGATCCTGGACGCGCAGGCCCGTGCCGAAGCCACCGGCGACGAATCCATCGCCATCAAGGCCAAGCAGGAATGGGCCATCGAGAACACCTCGCTCTCGGTGTGCATCATGCGCATGATCAACCCGGTCATTTCGGGCACCGCCTTCAGCGCGGATACCGCCACCGGCTGCCGTGGCACCGCCCGCAAGGACCTGGTGGGCATGGACGCCAGCTACGGCCTGGGCGAGGCCGTGGTGGGCGGCATGGTCACCCCCGACAAGTTCTACGTCTTCCAGCGTGACGACGGGCCCGAGGTGGTCATCCGCCAGATGGGCTGCAAGGACAAGAAGATCGTCTACGACGAGAAGGGCGGCACCAAGAAGGTTTCCGTGCCCGAGATCGAGGCGTATCGCTGGTCGCTTTCGCTGGCCCAGGCCGAACAGGTGGCCAAGGGCGTGCGCGCCATCAGCCGCGCCTACGGCGACATGATCATGGACACCGAATTCTGCATCGACTCGGCCGACAGGCTGTGGTTCGTGCAGGCCCGCCCCGAAACCCGCTGGAACGAAGAGCTGGAAAAACACCCGCACACCATCTTCATGCGCCGCCGCGAGGTGCACCCGAAGGCGGCCAGCCAGGCCGAGGTGCTGCTGGAAGGCAACGGCGCGTCGCGCGGGGCCGGGCAGGGCAGGGTGAAGTTCCTGCGGTCCGCCCTGGAACTGAACAAGATCAACAAGGGCGACATCCTCGCCGCCGACCGCACCGACCCCGACATGGTGCCCGGCATGCGCGTGGCTGCCGCCATCCTTGCCGACGTGGGCGGCGACACCAGCCACGCAGCCATCACCTCGCGCGAACTGGGCATCCCCGCCGTCATCGGCATTCAGCGCCTGGAAATCCTGCGCGCCCTGGACGGCCAGGAAGTGACCGTGGACGGCACCCGGGGCCGGGTGTACCGGGGCATGCTGCCCCTGCGCGAAGTGGGCGGCGAGATGGACCTGTCGAAGCTCCCCCCCACCAAGACCAAGGTAGGCCTGATCCTGGCCGACGTGGGCCAGGCCATGTTCCTCTCGCGCCTGCGCGAGGTGGAAGACTTCGAGGTGGGCCTGCTGCGCGCGGAATTCATGCTGGGCAACATCGGCGTGCATCCGCAGGCGCTGGAAGCCTTCGACAGCGGTGAACTGGACCACGCCGTGCACGCCAAGCTGCGCGAACTGGATTCCCGCCTGTCCAAGATCCTGCGAGAGCAACTGTCCGCCGGGCTCATCGCCATCGACATGAAGCTGCGCGAGTACGTGGGCCACATCACCGGCCTGTCGGCTGAAATCGAGGCCCTGGCCTCGCGCGAGAACCTGCGCGGCACCGAACAGGTGCTGGTCATGCACCGCAAGATGCGCGAACTGGACCACAAGTTGGACGAGCATGTGGAACTGGCCACCCGCCGCATCGACATCCTGAAGACGTCCATCGACCTTGAAGACCACGTGCGCGTGATCATGGGCTACGACGACCAACTGGCGCTGCTGAACGGCATCGACCCGGACACGGTGAAGCGCCGTGCCGAGATAGAAGCCAACGTGCGCGCCCAGGTGGAACGCGTCGAGGACATCCCCGCCGTGCAGGACGCGCTGGCCAAGATCGCCCGCCTGCGCCACGAGGTGGGGCTGCGCAGCGGCCTGCAGAAGGAAATGGACGACATGCGCGCCGTGCCGGACAAGATTCGCGCCCTGATCCGTTCGCGCGGCTTCCGCACCGGCAAGGAGCACTACGTCCAGACCCTGTCGCAGGGCCTGGCCCTGTTCGCCATGGCCTTCTACGGCAAGGACATCGTCTACCGCACCACCGACTTCAAGTCGAACGAGTACCGCAACCTGCTGGGCGGCAACCTGTTCGAGCAGATGGAAGACAACCCCATGCTGGGCTTCCGCGGGGTGTCGCGCAACCTGCACGACTGGGAAATCGAGGCCTTCAAGCTGGCGCGCGGCGTGTACGGCGGGTGCAACCTGCAGCTCATGCTGCCCTTCGTGCGCACCCTGGAAGAAGCGCGCTCCATGCGCCGCTATCTGGAACAGGTGCACAAGCTGAAGAGCGGCGTCGACGGGCTGAAGATGATCCAGATGTCGGAAATCCCGTCCAACGCCGTGCTGGCCAAGCAGTTCATCGAGGAGTTCGACGGGTTCTCCATCGGCTCCAACGACATGACCCAGATGGTGCTGGCCACCGACCGCGACAACGCGCGCCTCGGCCACATCTACGACGAGGAAGATCCCGCCGTGGTCTGGGCCATCCTGGTGACCATCTTCACCGGCCAGAAGTGCGCCCGCAAGGTGGGCTTCTGCGGCCAGGGCGTGTCCAACAGCAAGATCCTGCGCGGCCTGGTGGCCATCGCGGGCATCGTGTCCGCCTCGGTGGTGCCCGACACCTACTACCAGACCAAGCTGGACATGGCCGAGGTGGAGGCCGAAAACATCCCCACCTCGGAACTGGGCAGTTGGCTGCGCAACCAGCACCTGGCCAACCTGCGCGCGCTGCTGGAGGAAAAGGGCTACGGCCACATCCTCAAGAAGTACACCCAGGCCGAAGACCTGATGGACTGGTACGAAGGCGAGCTGCGCCGCCTGCACGAACTGCTGCGCGAAAGCCTGGAAACCCCCAAGGAAAAGTTCTACCGCTCCGAGCTGGAACAGTTCCGGGCCACCTTCCACAAGCCGGTCATCTACGCCACCTGGGACTGGGCGGGCACCGTGTCCGACGCCCTGCACCAGGCCGGGTTCGCCAGCTTCGAGGAACAGGCCAAGGCCCTGGAGGCCCAGCGCGCCAAGAAGTGGTAG
- a CDS encoding pyruvate carboxylase: MGIKTFEQVLEEVRGKAILVANRGIPARRICRSIRERFDAVAVMTATDIDKTSPAASAAQELLLLGSDPRAYLDIDHIIALAKQRGIVAIHPGWGFASEDERFPAKCKAAGLTFIGSTAEAMNLLGNKVQVRKLAKKLDIPVVPGSEGAVDIPTARTIIDEIGLPVMLKAEGGGGGRGIFAIHRAEELSDAFMKASTMAQASFGNPRLYVEKYLPAVRHIEIQVIADMYGNVFAFDERDCTVQRNHQKLIEITPSPWPGITPELRERLKEYSRMLVREVGYHSLCTVEFLVTADGTPYLIEVNTRLQVEHGITECRYGIDLVEEQIAVAFGAKLRFTQENTAPQHVAMQVRINCEDPQNHFAPNSGLVSRYVSPGGPGVRLDSNMCAGYEFPSNYDSAGSLLIAYGQGWEKVLGIMERCLGEYVIGGIKTTIPFYKQVLKHPKFRAGDLDTNFIANTPELMCYSDLAPEAERLARLVAEVSAKGYNPYVQLGEYRTRETPRMPRFEPVLPHIPGAVRRAASPYPTGDRTALLDYLRDAGHVHFTDTTPRDMTQSNSGNRFRLAEDALIGPYLDNCGFFSIENGGGAHFHVALMANMTYPFSEAKEWNRFAPKTLKQILIRSTNVLGYKPQPKNLMRMTGEMVCDTHHIIRCFDFLNHIENMRPFAEVALNRTDVVFEPALSLSWAKGFDVDHYLGVTEEVLRMVGSVAGVGPDQAAKMIILGLKDMAGMCPPRFMTALVSALRKRWPSLVLHYHRHYTDGLFVPSVGAAAKAGTHIVDVALGASVRSYGQGDVLATAAYIEDELGLKTNLNKNMIRDCNFVLKQIMPYYDRYCAPYFQGIDHDVVEHAMPGGATSSSQEGAMKQGYIHLLPYMLKYLAGTRKIVRYHDVTPGSQVTWNTAFLAVTNAYKRGGEEEVRYLLEVLDHVARHNEADLTAEMRKARLSIYQDCNDAFRNLLLGRFGKLPLGFPADWVYESAFGNEWKKAIASRTEASPLDSLTDVDMAAEERGYIEIMRRKPTEEEFVLYLNHPGDAIKTIQLRARFGNPNNLPLDVWFEGVAPGEDLNFVDSNGKPHHLSLLSISRPNEAGMSVVRYVLDSEFMSCEVQVAKAAIADGKGSEKADPSNPLHVAAPSNGDLWVMYVHPGDVVKQGEELFNISIMKQEKAVLAPVSGMVKRVLKTADYRESKQMMPVREGELIVELGPIPRTCPNVACSRPITMEGIDFCPYCGEALNP; the protein is encoded by the coding sequence ATGGGCATCAAGACCTTCGAGCAGGTGTTGGAAGAGGTGAGGGGCAAGGCGATTCTGGTGGCCAACCGGGGTATCCCGGCCCGCCGGATCTGCCGTTCCATCCGTGAACGCTTCGATGCCGTGGCCGTCATGACCGCCACCGACATCGACAAGACCTCTCCGGCCGCCTCCGCAGCGCAGGAACTGCTGCTGCTGGGTTCCGACCCCAGAGCGTATCTGGACATCGACCACATCATCGCGCTGGCCAAACAGCGCGGCATCGTCGCCATCCATCCCGGATGGGGCTTCGCCTCCGAAGACGAACGCTTCCCCGCCAAATGCAAGGCCGCCGGTCTGACCTTCATCGGGTCCACCGCAGAGGCCATGAACCTGCTCGGCAACAAGGTGCAGGTTCGCAAGCTGGCGAAGAAGCTGGATATCCCCGTTGTTCCCGGTTCCGAGGGGGCCGTGGACATTCCCACCGCGCGCACCATCATCGACGAGATCGGCCTGCCTGTCATGCTGAAGGCGGAAGGCGGGGGCGGCGGCCGGGGCATCTTTGCCATTCATCGCGCGGAAGAACTTTCCGACGCCTTCATGAAGGCGTCCACCATGGCGCAGGCCTCGTTCGGCAATCCGCGCCTGTACGTGGAAAAGTACCTTCCTGCGGTGCGCCACATCGAAATCCAGGTCATCGCCGACATGTACGGCAACGTGTTCGCCTTTGACGAACGCGACTGTACCGTGCAGCGCAACCACCAGAAGCTCATCGAGATCACGCCGTCGCCGTGGCCGGGCATCACGCCCGAACTGCGCGAACGGCTGAAGGAATACTCGCGCATGCTGGTGCGCGAGGTGGGCTACCATTCGCTGTGCACCGTGGAATTCCTGGTTACCGCCGACGGCACGCCGTACCTGATCGAGGTGAACACCCGCCTTCAGGTGGAGCACGGCATCACCGAATGCCGCTACGGCATCGACCTTGTGGAAGAGCAGATCGCCGTGGCCTTTGGCGCCAAGCTGCGCTTCACCCAGGAGAACACCGCGCCGCAGCACGTGGCCATGCAGGTGCGCATCAACTGCGAAGACCCGCAGAACCATTTCGCCCCCAATTCGGGCCTGGTCAGCCGCTACGTGTCGCCCGGCGGCCCCGGCGTGCGCCTGGACTCGAACATGTGCGCGGGCTACGAGTTTCCGTCCAACTACGACTCGGCGGGTTCCCTGCTCATCGCCTACGGGCAGGGCTGGGAAAAGGTGCTCGGCATCATGGAGCGCTGCCTTGGCGAGTACGTCATCGGCGGCATCAAGACCACCATCCCGTTCTACAAGCAGGTGCTGAAGCACCCCAAGTTCCGCGCTGGCGACCTGGACACCAACTTCATCGCCAACACGCCGGAACTGATGTGCTACTCCGACCTCGCCCCCGAGGCGGAGCGCCTTGCCCGGCTGGTGGCCGAGGTTTCGGCCAAGGGCTACAACCCCTACGTGCAGCTGGGTGAATACCGCACCCGCGAAACCCCGCGCATGCCCCGCTTCGAGCCGGTGCTGCCGCACATTCCCGGCGCCGTGCGCCGCGCCGCCTCGCCGTATCCCACCGGCGACCGCACCGCGCTGCTGGACTACCTGCGCGACGCGGGCCACGTGCACTTCACCGACACCACCCCCCGTGACATGACCCAGTCGAACAGCGGCAACCGCTTCCGCCTGGCGGAAGACGCGCTGATCGGACCGTATCTGGACAACTGCGGGTTCTTCTCCATCGAGAACGGCGGCGGCGCCCACTTCCACGTGGCGCTCATGGCCAACATGACCTACCCCTTCTCGGAAGCGAAGGAATGGAACCGCTTTGCGCCCAAGACGCTGAAGCAGATCCTCATCCGCTCCACCAACGTGCTGGGGTACAAGCCGCAGCCCAAGAACCTCATGCGCATGACCGGCGAGATGGTGTGCGATACCCACCACATCATCCGCTGCTTCGACTTCCTGAACCACATCGAGAACATGCGGCCCTTCGCCGAAGTTGCTCTGAACCGCACCGACGTGGTCTTCGAGCCCGCGCTGTCGCTGTCGTGGGCCAAGGGCTTCGACGTGGATCACTACCTCGGCGTTACCGAGGAAGTGCTGCGCATGGTGGGCAGCGTGGCCGGTGTCGGCCCCGACCAGGCCGCGAAGATGATCATCCTGGGCCTCAAGGACATGGCAGGCATGTGCCCGCCCCGGTTCATGACCGCTCTGGTCTCTGCCCTGCGCAAGCGCTGGCCCTCGCTGGTGCTGCACTACCATCGCCACTACACCGACGGCCTGTTCGTGCCCTCCGTGGGGGCCGCCGCCAAGGCCGGCACGCACATCGTGGACGTTGCCCTGGGCGCTTCGGTCCGTTCGTACGGGCAGGGCGACGTGCTGGCCACTGCCGCCTACATCGAGGACGAGCTGGGCCTGAAGACCAACCTGAACAAGAACATGATCCGCGACTGCAACTTCGTGCTCAAGCAGATCATGCCGTACTACGACCGCTACTGCGCGCCGTACTTCCAGGGCATCGACCACGACGTGGTCGAGCACGCCATGCCCGGCGGGGCCACCTCGTCGTCGCAGGAAGGGGCCATGAAGCAGGGGTACATCCACCTCTTGCCGTACATGCTCAAATACCTGGCGGGCACCCGCAAGATCGTGCGTTACCACGACGTGACGCCCGGCTCGCAGGTAACCTGGAACACCGCCTTCCTTGCCGTGACCAACGCCTACAAGCGCGGCGGCGAAGAAGAAGTGCGCTACCTGCTGGAAGTGCTGGACCACGTGGCCCGGCACAACGAGGCAGACCTGACGGCGGAAATGCGCAAGGCGCGCCTGTCCATCTACCAGGACTGCAACGACGCCTTCCGCAACCTGCTGCTGGGCCGCTTCGGCAAGCTGCCCCTCGGCTTTCCGGCGGACTGGGTGTACGAAAGCGCCTTCGGCAACGAATGGAAGAAGGCCATCGCCTCGCGCACCGAGGCATCGCCCCTTGATTCGCTGACCGACGTGGACATGGCTGCGGAAGAACGCGGCTACATCGAGATCATGCGCCGCAAGCCCACGGAAGAAGAGTTCGTCCTGTACTTGAACCACCCCGGCGACGCCATCAAGACCATCCAGTTGCGGGCCCGCTTCGGCAACCCCAACAACCTGCCGCTGGACGTCTGGTTCGAGGGCGTGGCCCCCGGCGAGGATCTGAACTTCGTCGATTCCAACGGCAAGCCGCACCATCTCTCGTTGCTCAGCATCTCGCGCCCCAACGAGGCGGGCATGAGCGTGGTGCGCTACGTGCTCGATTCCGAGTTCATGAGCTGCGAGGTGCAGGTGGCCAAGGCTGCCATCGCCGACGGCAAGGGCTCGGAAAAGGCCGATCCGTCCAATCCCTTGCACGTGGCCGCGCCCAGCAACGGCGACCTGTGGGTGATGTACGTGCACCCCGGCGACGTGGTGAAGCAGGGCGAGGAGCTGTTCAACATCTCCATCATGAAGCAGGAAAAGGCGGTGCTGGCCCCGGTTTCCGGCATGGTCAAGCGCGTGCTGAAGACCGCCGACTACCGCGAAAGCAAGCAGATGATGCCCGTCCGCGAAGGCGAACTGATCGTGGAGCTTGGGCCCATCCCGCGCACCTGCCCCAACGTGGCGTGTTCGCGGCCCATCACCATGGAAGGCATCGACTTCTGCCCCTACTGCGGCGAAGCCTTGAATCCATAA
- a CDS encoding HD domain-containing protein, which produces MKTYLVGGAVRDLLLGRPIHDHDVAFEGDAACFVRQNPGARKVGRDVDVYLLDGVEHMPLRGTLDEDLAARDFTINALALSVAGVVHAHPQALRDLADRVLRPASPTALADSPVRAFRAARFAAQFPDFSVHPETLDQMRTTARSGALAGLPAEQVCRETMKALAAPCPGRYLKVLHAGGCLLPWFAELSEAHAVPAGPVRYHSGSVLDHVARVMDMAAVLAGREQDSAKTPEHADVRPLATQPELVTWMALCHDLGKVTTAADVLPHHYGHEDRGAPLARALGSRLGMPTRFIEAGDAAARLHMRLARHAELRPGTRVDLLLALHVRGLLPAMRLLVLADGTGKGVGTGPDCALRQPEGVPPDPDKGAPVVAGGESTVASVPDDPLPPYEPPHIPKACLARLEALRQRTEAELAVLLAVKLPPDLRNKGAASGAHLRELRSMALARLDERYGAVTGRAG; this is translated from the coding sequence ATGAAGACATACCTCGTGGGCGGAGCCGTACGCGACCTGCTGCTGGGCAGGCCGATACACGACCATGACGTGGCCTTTGAAGGCGACGCGGCGTGTTTTGTACGGCAGAACCCGGGTGCCCGCAAGGTTGGCCGCGACGTTGACGTGTACCTGCTGGACGGCGTGGAGCACATGCCCTTGCGCGGCACGCTGGATGAAGACCTGGCCGCCCGCGACTTCACCATCAACGCCCTGGCGCTGTCTGTCGCAGGGGTGGTGCATGCCCACCCGCAGGCGTTGCGCGACCTTGCGGACCGCGTGCTGCGCCCGGCATCGCCCACGGCGCTGGCCGACAGCCCGGTGCGGGCCTTCCGCGCCGCGCGCTTTGCCGCACAGTTTCCCGACTTTTCAGTACACCCGGAAACACTGGACCAGATGCGCACCACGGCCCGCAGCGGTGCGCTGGCCGGTCTGCCCGCCGAGCAGGTCTGCCGGGAAACCATGAAGGCCCTGGCCGCGCCCTGCCCCGGCCGCTACCTGAAGGTGCTGCATGCGGGCGGCTGCCTGCTGCCGTGGTTTGCCGAATTGTCGGAAGCTCATGCGGTGCCCGCCGGACCTGTGCGTTATCACTCCGGTTCGGTGCTGGACCACGTGGCGCGGGTCATGGATATGGCCGCCGTGCTGGCCGGGCGCGAGCAGGACAGCGCCAAGACTCCGGAACATGCGGACGTCCGCCCCCTGGCAACGCAACCGGAACTGGTGACCTGGATGGCCCTGTGCCACGACCTTGGCAAAGTGACCACTGCCGCGGACGTGCTGCCGCACCATTACGGCCACGAGGATCGCGGCGCACCGCTGGCGCGGGCACTGGGGTCCCGACTGGGCATGCCCACCCGATTCATCGAGGCAGGTGATGCGGCGGCCCGGCTGCACATGCGCCTGGCCCGGCATGCGGAACTGCGCCCCGGTACGCGGGTGGACCTGCTGCTGGCGCTGCATGTGCGCGGCCTGCTGCCCGCCATGCGCCTGCTGGTGCTGGCCGATGGCACCGGCAAGGGCGTGGGCACAGGTCCCGACTGCGCATTGCGACAGCCGGAGGGCGTCCCCCCTGACCCGGACAAGGGTGCTCCTGTCGTTGCCGGGGGCGAATCCACGGTCGCTTCCGTTCCCGATGATCCCCTGCCCCCATACGAGCCGCCCCACATTCCCAAGGCTTGCCTGGCCCGGCTGGAAGCGTTGCGCCAACGCACCGAAGCCGAACTTGCCGTGCTGCTGGCCGTGAAGCTGCCGCCAGACCTGCGCAACAAGGGGGCCGCTTCCGGCGCGCACCTGCGCGAACTGCGCAGCATGGCCCTGGCCCGGTTGGACGAACGTTACGGCGCCGTGACCGGTCGAGCAGGCTGA
- a CDS encoding biotin--[acetyl-CoA-carboxylase] ligase, with protein MSRGSMSRNSFQPDRTDDALPPAASQAGQGSLVVHLLHEGLPLPSAGSSPGAASGQSYSGQPANDAPRWLADPLPPEALRSLPGWGDDLTALPEFTPVTVGSVAMLAARPGGSAATESSAASSSSAPCASYITGTVPPPVIVCGPCTSSLDVAHALAAAGALPEWGTVLAVSQRAGRGQLRRPWESPPGNIYAALRLPAAGVFSTDAAAIALGCLFAEAFNALGVPVQLKWPNDLLLGDAKVGGMLIEEKRGVVLAGIGINVVSAPPPQALRQGWAVPAASLADRGISATPLTLWRHLVEDSRFCYEAQVLRAGGADFVSCAEKHLAWVGRGVVVHGGEVGDCPGRILGLEPQGGLRIVISGREHILRSGSITPIPS; from the coding sequence ATGTCCAGAGGTTCCATGTCCCGCAACAGCTTTCAGCCAGACCGCACCGACGACGCCTTGCCGCCTGCCGCCAGCCAGGCGGGGCAGGGCTCCCTTGTTGTGCATCTGTTGCACGAAGGATTGCCGCTGCCGTCTGCCGGGTCTTCGCCCGGCGCGGCATCTGGTCAGTCGTATTCCGGCCAGCCTGCAAACGATGCCCCCCGATGGCTGGCCGACCCGCTGCCGCCCGAAGCGCTGCGCAGCCTGCCCGGCTGGGGCGATGATCTTACCGCGCTTCCGGAATTTACTCCCGTAACCGTGGGCAGTGTGGCCATGCTGGCGGCGCGGCCCGGCGGGTCTGCGGCAACGGAATCATCCGCAGCCTCGTCGTCTTCCGCTCCTTGCGCGTCTTACATAACCGGCACAGTCCCTCCGCCGGTAATCGTGTGCGGGCCGTGCACCTCCAGCCTGGACGTGGCCCATGCCCTTGCCGCCGCCGGAGCCCTGCCGGAATGGGGGACCGTGCTGGCCGTTTCGCAGCGGGCCGGGCGGGGGCAGTTGCGCCGCCCGTGGGAATCGCCGCCCGGCAACATCTACGCGGCCTTGCGGCTGCCTGCCGCCGGTGTGTTCAGCACCGATGCGGCGGCCATCGCCCTCGGCTGCCTGTTCGCGGAAGCTTTCAACGCATTGGGCGTGCCCGTGCAGCTCAAGTGGCCCAACGACCTGTTGCTGGGCGATGCCAAGGTGGGCGGCATGCTGATAGAAGAGAAACGCGGAGTGGTGCTGGCGGGCATCGGCATCAACGTGGTGTCGGCACCGCCGCCCCAGGCGCTAAGGCAAGGCTGGGCAGTGCCCGCCGCAAGTCTTGCCGACCGTGGCATTTCCGCCACGCCGTTGACGCTGTGGCGCCATCTTGTGGAAGATTCACGTTTCTGCTATGAAGCGCAAGTTCTACGCGCCGGTGGGGCCGATTTCGTATCGTGCGCGGAAAAGCATCTTGCCTGGGTAGGCCGTGGGGTTGTGGTTCACGGTGGCGAAGTGGGTGACTGTCCGGGCAGGATTCTTGGACTCGAACCGCAGGGGGGCCTGCGGATTGTCATTTCGGGCAGGGAACACATACTCCGCTCCGGCAGCATCACGCCCATACCTTCGTGA